GTCGTGGTCGGCACCGGCCGCAACGCCCAGGACACGGCCTACGCGCTGACCAGCAACCCCATGCTCGGCTATCGCATCGAGGCCTTCCTGGCGCCGCGCATCGAGGGCTACGATCCGCCCGACAGCATCGAGATCGACGGCCGCGACGTCCCGGTGTACTCGCTCGACGTCAAGTCCGGCCTGCTGCCCCTCGAGCTGGGACGGCCGCACGTGACCATCGCCTTCGAGATGGAGGACATGGCGCGCTGCGACGGGCTGATCGAGAAGCTGAACCTGTATTACGGCGACGTCGATCTCGTGTCGCCGATGCGCGGCCTGCCGCTCAACAACACGAAGGTCACACATTTCTTCGGCCACGACATCCTGGCCCTCCGGCTCTACAACAACCTGTCGCGTCCCTGGCCGCAGGTGATCAAGCGGGCGTTCGACGTCGTCGCCGGCACGTGCCTGCTGATCGCGGCGTCGCCGGTCATGGCCGTGATCGCCCTGCGCCTGTACCGCGAGGGCGGGCCGATCTTCTTCAGCCACACCCGGGTCGGCTTCGGCGGCCGACCGTTCAAGTGCCACAAGTTCCGCAGCATGGTGCCGGACGCCGCGGAGCGCCTGGCCGAGTTGCTGGCTCGCGACCCGCAGGCGCGCGAGGAATGGGAACGCGACCGGAAGCTGAAGGACGATCCGCGCGTGACCCCGACCGGCAACTTCCTGCGGCGGACCAGCCTCGACGAGCTGCCGCAGATCTGGAACGTGCTGCGCGGCGAGATGAGCCTGGTCGGCCCGCGGCCGATCACGCGTGACGAGCTCCTGCGCTACGGCGACGATGCCGTCTACTACATCGAGACCCGTCCCGGCCTGACCGGGCTTTGGCAGGTGAGCGGCCGCAACGACATCGACTACGAGCAGCGGGTCCATCTCGACGGCTGGTACGTCAAGAACTGGAACCTCTGGTACGATCTGGTGATCCTGATGCAGACCGCCCTGGTCGTACTCGGCAAGCGCGGCGCGTACTGACCGATCGGAAACGCCCCCCACGACGGCCAAACGCCGCGATGTCGGGCGACATCGCGGCGTTCGCGTTTCCGGAAGCGATGACACGGCCGGGCGCGAACGCGCCGTCAGGCGTCGTGCCGGTCCCGGGCACGGGCGATCAGAGCGGGAAGGCGATCGAGCGCGCGCTCGAGCACCTGGGTCTGGCGGTCGAGCGACCGTTCCAGCCGCTCGAGGTCGTGATGCAGACGCGCCGCCTGCATCACCCGGTCCTGACGTTCCTGCTCATGCCATCGCCCCCGATCGTAGGCCGGATCGGGGGGCGCGGCATCGGCCGGCGGGCTGCGTCGGGCCCGTGCCGCGCCGACCAGCCCGGTGATCGCCGAGGCGATGGCGACGGCGACGAAGCTCAGCTCCTCAAAGGTCGGATTCACGCCACATGCCCCAGCAGACCAGGAAGTTGAGGACGGCCAAGCCGGCATAGGGCCCGCATGCGGCGAGCGCCGCTCCGCGCAGCAGCATGACGGCGACGAAGCTCCAGACGGCGGCCGCCGCCGCAGCTGCGGCGAAGCGAAAGCCGGACAATCGCCCGTTGGCGGGCGCCAGGAGGCCGGCGACGTGGCCGGCCCCCGTGAGCGTCAGGAACGCGATCCAC
Above is a genomic segment from Geminicoccaceae bacterium SCSIO 64248 containing:
- the wbaP gene encoding undecaprenyl-phosphate galactose phosphotransferase WbaP, with protein sequence MFAFTDLLVMFAAFFAGRLVSLWYAGHDTTAAASAVVPDPAVLLPLLTVYAMLACGLLLSFRRLGHYSRRRPVWQEVGDVLSFGIAAGVVNMALVFLLKADISRLWMLITWALVVLLIPLSRFVLKHSMMQRGKWIRSTVVVGTGRNAQDTAYALTSNPMLGYRIEAFLAPRIEGYDPPDSIEIDGRDVPVYSLDVKSGLLPLELGRPHVTIAFEMEDMARCDGLIEKLNLYYGDVDLVSPMRGLPLNNTKVTHFFGHDILALRLYNNLSRPWPQVIKRAFDVVAGTCLLIAASPVMAVIALRLYREGGPIFFSHTRVGFGGRPFKCHKFRSMVPDAAERLAELLARDPQAREEWERDRKLKDDPRVTPTGNFLRRTSLDELPQIWNVLRGEMSLVGPRPITRDELLRYGDDAVYYIETRPGLTGLWQVSGRNDIDYEQRVHLDGWYVKNWNLWYDLVILMQTALVVLGKRGAY